CTAGAGTGTGTGTGAGGAGAAATCTGAGAAAAAAGATAAGATTGCCCATGTATCTTTCGAAATACAGATGGATGTTGTGTACCATCCCCCATTTTCGCAGTCAATGCAGTGACCTGCAAAGGAAACAGCAACTCTGAGAACATATATTGGCCGGTAAaagaaagggtaaattacaatggtcCTTGCCACAATATAAGTACCGCTCGTTATTTGAAAGTttacaaatacccccctaCAATTAATagtcgtctaacaaataccaaTCGTGAACAGCCCATTTTATGGGGTTTTTGTTAGATGAATGTTAATTatagaggggtatttgtaatttttctaagaatgatggggtatttgtaattatcgCAAACCTCGGGGGAgcccgttgtaatttaccataaaagaaACACACTAGACTTTTCAGTTAAATTGAGCTCCAAAGTTATCTCTCCTAGCATTTCAAATCTTAATACAGACTCCTTTATATTGTGTCAAAAATAACAATACTAGGTCAGTAAGTATCTCTTGAGAACTCCAAAGAACCCCTATTTCCATTTTGAGAATACCCAGATTCCACACTACATTTAGACATACACAAGTATGAAGacaattaagttaattaacaaaaaccaaaacaaaaatctcAAGCATAACAATCTTCAACAAGAAACTTATTAGCACAGCAAATCATTGACAATATTACCAAACTGATGGACCTAGTTCTTATGTCATCTTGatcacaaataataaaaatcctTCTGAATATTACTATGGAGTATTACTAACggattaaaactaaaaatcacTAGAAATCCACTGCAGTTTATTCCAGCACGAAGGTTGATGTCAGTTGCATGTGCAAATATCCATTTCTCCTCTCAATCAGTTACGTAACATTGACAGTTGCATCTATGTTTAATAACTGAACCAGAGTCTTCAGCACGTCAAGAATCCCATGAACTATACTGAAAGCTAAATTGTCATAACCGTGACATTGATATCATGATCACTACCCGATTACCAAGCATTGGACGTGCTAGAGAACCGCAAACAACAGCGAGAACAATAACCAGAATTCATATGAATTTCCCATGTCCAGTAGCTCTACCTTTGCCAAATAAGAAACCCAAAAAGTCTATTATATTCCACAGGGTGCAATCCCGCTAAACCACAATAAACTTTAGCATCAAATAAAGCAATTCCATATGAACTACGAAATTCCCAAACAATTCGTCAATCAACTAAACTCAAGCGTCTGAGAAAAAATGTTCCATaaaccaagaaaaacaaaacaaaaagcatCAACCTCCAAACAGAAAACGACAGATAAACCAGCATCAAACAAGATTAAAAAAGCATCACAAAAATCGAGATGGAGGACGGAACCAAAAAATGATGAAGCTTTAGAGTGGAATATTCATGTACCTGCGATAGGTCGCGAGAGAGCAAAAAGAGGAAAATGCTGGCTCCAGAATCGGGTTTAGGAGGATGATCTAGAAATGGTGAAGTGACTCTGATATATATCACTCCGTTTTTTCTGAGAAACACAGACTAGGGTTTTGTCAGTTACTGATCTCCCCATTCGATTTCCCTGAAATTGCTAGTCTGCCATTGGCAAATGGCAACTGAATTTACAATTCAGCTGGGGTTTggcaaaaatgaaaacatgacTCCTACATCTAtacattataatataaaataaaaaaaaaattatacacaattAGCGATTACTTACATCacgatattaattttttagattatcaaaaatatttttatatattttcaatcaatcatattcaaattcttcttttcatctatatgatctatactaatataaaaatttcactcacatcaaatattttttgtatcgatAATAtctttagattaattttattttatttatttatttttttaaaatataatgtgttggtatatatattttatttttatttatattatattttaaagtgtgaaaaattatttattatatgcatgtagaGACGACAAGCTATAATGACTggtatattataaaatatgacgttaaatccaattatataaatatttgtatttttaaaaagtacaaataagttttttaaataggtgtcaatgtaatttattttgaaagtgtatatgtaaatttttgtcCCTAAATAAAGAgtgtattgtaattataattacagaatcaatagaatgtttttaattttataaataacatggattatttgtgttgttttatttaattgtaaggtgtgtcgatataatttattttaataattatttaaaaattttaaaatattatattttattttgaaaagtaagctcttgaattaattttgtagcATACATCTGGGATCAATGTCTGTGTCGAAAGATACGATCATTATAAGCTATATCTATTGTAGTCAAAATGTGTAGTAAAGATGGTGTGTTCTAAGAGAGAATTTGTCCCCTTCAATATTATGACAGTAGCATCTCCTATACGCTCTGAGACACGATTTCCTTAGAATCTGTGGCCATAGTGATTGAATAAGTAGGATAGGATTTCCGTGACAATTCAGTAGGGTAAACAGGAGGTCTCGAGTTATTAAGTATTAGATTCCTAGTCTAGAATGagaaccgacgcccaatttcaTACCTTGGACTAAGGTCGGGAGACGGTTGATGGTTGATGGAAGGACCTTATCGTATGTATTCGACTGCTTAAATCTTTTCACCattattcacctagtctctagtaaCAGTACCATGGACTGTTACTAGACGGCCGCCCATTGTAATTGGTTATTTCTAgttatggaaaaataaaaaataatttattaaattaaatttaattatattgggAACAGACCCAAGTTTAGCTAAGggtgaacttaaagagtcaTACTGTAAGTCTAGCACGAGAAAGGAAGGTCTCCTTGGTGATTGTAGTGAACGGATTTAGAAGGTATCAAGATTAAAACTTTGGGGAAAACGAACGGTTTGAAAAAGGGAACAACGCATTTAGCCGATTAAAGAGAATGATGAGGGTAAGATCCATTTACGTTTCGATGCCCCTCGATTTTTCATTTGTTCTAGGcctctaatttttatattatttcacaCCAAATGCCTGGGATAGATCAAGGTACACCCCTTGATCGGGTATTaacatgttttaatttcataattttttattttcgttaTTCTGCCGCTTTTTCAGGGCCAATCCACTTCCTTTAAGGTGAATAATggcatgaacatttaggctccaaGTTCTATATGGGTAGTCAATCATATCTAGTATTATCTAGGCATGAAATCTGGTGTTGGTTCCTATCTTTAACTAGGCATCTTCGCTTTGGCGTAGGAAATCCTTGCCCACTCAATCAATCACTATGATCATAAAGTTAAATAGTCTAAACTATCTCAGAGCGCATAGGAAATCTCGCTAACACATACTAACAAAAGATAATCCATTCCTCGAATCCACTGTCCTCGTTACATACTCTAACTGCACTGGACAAGACTTATAATGACAACATCTTACGATGCAGTCTTCTCGCCAGAGCTAAGATACAATTTTCGTATGCACGCGattgccatgattcctcaagtcggAGAACTAATCTGTACCATTAGAATTGGGAATTCTAGTTATACCAGCCAAGCTCTCAaagctttcatatgacgatttCTACAAGTCAGTTCAGTTATTCGACTACCTTgccaactaatccactaaattGCACCGACGACCTACGTTTTCCTCTTATGAAACACGGCCATTGTACTaattaatgcaagtctccataggctCCCGATGCTCTATCTTAAAGTCCTCGACTTTCAGATCAACCCTCAAAAATTGGTATTGCTGCTGCCAACCTATGCACAACCCAACTCCAGGGATTTAACCATTCGATTTGTGGgtatttgttgtgacgttgaAACGACATTCAGTGTTAGTAGTAATCACAACAAACACTTATGACATTGACAAATACTAactttattcattattatattactttAATAAAGATTGGACGACTAGTAGCCAATTCAATTGACTTTCTGGTCACTTATTCTAACACTTCCTTCGACAGATACATTCTTAAGGATACTTAGCACATTTTCATTAttaggaaagaaaaaagagtggGTGTCTTTGAAAATTCAACTGACTCCTTTTTTAATGCATGATATCCACGTCATAGTAGCAATATGATGCCGGATTTGgttgaaaaatcattacattaacaacttttaaattttcactgTGCTTAGCATATCAGGCCGTATACAatactttcataaaattgggttgattatttttaaccaCTACATTTAAAAAgctatataataatatctgAATCTAAGTTCAAATAATACCACtgacaatataatatatggtccATAATTTAATAGGGTCAAATATGTGAAGTAAATGAAGAATCTAAAATTTCTTGTAGTTATTGGGAGATGAGAGATAATAAAGTACTACGgtgtatgtaattatttaaattcatgcAAAGGTTAAGTTaaaaatgcatattttatgattatcaTGACATCCGTGATCATATACttaagggaaaaatattattttaatccgttaagtatgtttaattttaattttaatcagataactatgttcatttttgtttaggttcagtaacttacgaaattgcttacttttaatcctctggcagatttttgaacaattttacccctatgtaACTTtgaaaggcaattttagtccatatgcactcataggggtaaaattgtccaaaatgTCACGATCTTAGAAAATCGTGTTGTTTAACTCAAGAACCAACCATAGTGTTGGATTCgtttttttagtgttttgttgtgttttgtggagatagagagagaaaaacaaagataaataagtgtgtgttagagacagtatgtatgtttggatttattttttgagagaatataaaataagtattgtatgtttaatattgtgttttgggagacaaaaattactatttattgtcaaatcatgtctttttatatatatttatgcatatgtatgtatgtatgctaaaatagttaaaaacacataattaagGTGTTTCtgaatgatgacaaacattgggtatgttttgactcgtCCCTgagataacttgaaaatgaaaacaaacaaagtGAACAACATGTTTTACATAAGTACATAGAATTGCATGTACAATGtatgaaatttatgttttttttttctcagtTATGTTGAAGGTAATTACTAGAGAATAATCATACATTCTCTAAAGCAATCAACCACCAATCAGTTATCATATCACAATGCCGCCATAACAGTTGATCTTGCTGCCTCATTCTTCATTTGATCAGATTTTCCACTGCCTCTAAAGTACATATATACTTGCTGTGtatcataaaagaataatagaataagatgagattaaattaaataagaaatacaaGTGATAAAATTGACGTATATCAAACCTGGATCACCCATATGCTAATCGATATCTCAAGACAGAATAAAGCAAATCCCACAACGTAAAATATCTACAAAGGAATGATAAAGGTTAAATGACCGAATGTCTAACCACAACAATAGTACATAGAGAAAAAGTTGaaaccaaataaataagaataggAAAagttttagtccgataactatgtccatttttgtttaggttcattaacttacaaaattgctcacttttagtcctctggcagattttcggacaattttactcctatgcaacttttgaaaggcagttttagtccatatgcactcataggggtaaaattagttgaaaatctgctagaggactaaaagtaagcaatttcgtaagttactggacctaaacaaagatggacataattatcggactaaaattaaaattagacatacttagcggactaaaataatacttttccctaataACAATAATCTTGATGGACTTACCCCGACCACAACATTATAAGCTAAAAGCTCAATTGCAGGCAAGATTCCACTGTTAAGAGAAACATTTACAAGCATCAGTAAGCTATACAATAAGAAAGAGAtggatttgaatatttttcacCCATCGGCAAATGTAGGGCGCCGGCTATGGCGTGGTAGTTCCGAAAGTGCacatattgtattttatattctttcaAACAATAAGCGATTGATGATCACAAATCAATTTGGTCTGCTcaagtaaaaggaaaaactcgACAACTCACGTTAAAGATTTTCCTTCAACGATTATTGGAGGAGCAATGGCAGCAACGATGCAGAAACCAATATGAAACTACGTTAAGATACCAAAGTAAATTTTTAGGCATAATAAATGAGTAGGATAATCAAAGAATTTGAAGAAACTATCACATACTAACCATGTAAGATAAGAAGAACCAACCGAACCTCAAGGCACTATCAGTTCtacaaatgaaagaaaaatagacaTCGGTAGAAGAATAATTGGAGTGTACAAAGCTCCCCACTATCACATATGCTAGTTCCATAAGCAAATAAAAAGTGACTTAAAAAGATAAACACTAGCTCAAATGGAAATTAGATGGCACTGACATAATCTAttctgaaaaaagaaaagaaaagaatttactagtataaaaaataggaaaaagtattattttagtcgctaagtatgtctaattttaattttaattcgataactatgtccattttgtttaggtccagtaacttacggaattacttacttttagtcctctggcagattttcggacaattttaccctgcgcaacttttgaaaggcagttttagtccatatgaactcataggggtaaaattgtccaaaaatatgtcagaggactaaaagtaagcaatttcgtaagttactggacaaaaacaaaaatgaacatagttatcggactaaaattaaaattagacatacttagcggactaaaataatgcTTTTCCCTAAAAAACAAgggcaaaagaaaaacaaaacatggCAAAAAAATGAGATCTCGTAAGTACCTCATGGCACGATAAAGAGGACGATACCATAACAAATAGGCTCCTGGAATAAATGATAAGTAGATGATAGAGCATAACCAAAttattggacctaaacaagAGAAAAGTATTAGCCCATAAGTATCTTTAGGGATAATTGGAGACTAGAAGAAATTTGTAGATTCAATCAACCATCCACCTTCCCCATTAATCCAAGCTATAGTAGTTGCCAAAAAATTCCATAGAAGACATGCTGCTAAACCTGCAAAAACagcacttaaaaaaattaagcaagaACTTAGATAGTTAAATAATTGATGCaaataaactattaaaaaaattatcgagTAAATCTGCACTCACAAAATTTAAGTTAACGATATTAGAATTCTGGGTTGTAAATGAGACAAAAGTCACTGTTACATCCAAAATCCCAATATAACGTGAATGTCGGGCACAATGGTCATTGCATAAGCACTACATGGCATGTTGGCTAGTTATTTAGGTGAGGGGTACATATCCACATAGTAAGCAAAGTTGATTCAAAGTATCACTAGATCAATTGTGTTCAATTGTTGTGTCATGTAATGCTTGTTCTATTGATTACCTTGCATATCATATTTCAAATCTCAATTCTATGATACTTACATCCAAAATGAATCGTACGTACgtggaatatttatttactaaaatttgttaatatacCGTTAACTTGATTCATGGTGATTCTTTTAACGTAAAAATGAAAGCAATATATTTGGGGCAACACCACAACATCCCAATGAATGCCGCAATAATAATGCATATGTCGAGCTTCTTCAATAGTACAACATTTTTATACAAGAATCCTAGAACAATAAATGAACTTATTCAAAGAATTAtataggataaaaatatttttgacaattaaaatttaagagaaaatgATGGATAGTTAATTGTGATGGAGATTAGATTCTCAACAATTACGTAAAGGATTTAGAATCAAATTAGGATTCAAATTTGAACTCCTCCGTTTTGGTAAATCTTTTACCATGAAGTATTCAACCCTTATATAAAGGGGTGGTGTGGTCGGACATATGTATCGTTGAAATCTACTAGCATAAATTCAAACGCCGTTGGACATCTAAAGCGTGGATGCCATTAGATGAGCAAAAATAAGGCTCTATGAATCTGAGACGGGATCTTGGTGAGATAACGCTTTGAACCGTTTCTTTATCTTCATCACTAGTCGGAGTATTCTTAAATCCCTTTTGCACTTATTTCTATAACCTGCTATGCATCTTTATGATACTACTTACATATCCAAAAAAACTA
This genomic stretch from Sesamum indicum cultivar Zhongzhi No. 13 linkage group LG16, S_indicum_v1.0, whole genome shotgun sequence harbors:
- the LOC105178553 gene encoding secretory carrier-associated membrane protein 1-like, producing MSARRDSSPSYDEDINPFANPGSVPSANSKLSPLPPEPADYDRGATVDIPLDNSKDLMRREKELQAKEAELKKREQELKRREDAIRQSGVVIEEKNWPPFFPIIHHDIANEIPIHLQRVQYVAFTTFLGLAACLLWNFLATTIAWINGEGPIIWLCSIIYLSFIPGAYLLWYRPLYRAMRTDSALRFGWFFLSYMFHIGFCIVAAIAPPIIVEGKSLTGILPAIELLAYNVVVGIFYVVGFALFCLEISISIWVIQQVYMYFRGSGKSDQMKNEAARSTVMAAL